The following are encoded together in the Salvia hispanica cultivar TCC Black 2014 chromosome 6, UniMelb_Shisp_WGS_1.0, whole genome shotgun sequence genome:
- the LOC125195758 gene encoding uncharacterized protein LOC125195758 isoform X1: MEDSPPLHKLVLNTPETAYSFPPRRRRPLPSRTCGALLQIISLHRPQLRVKEPVCEEDGSITHDQVISTETLAPHLNSKGSEDKVVLETFDGEGKENNGVRDFDGEHETGSKLHQPELVRDSEKQLTPPNEISIEDYMVVEEKADDCAARNAKELENVNSILDIEMDDIGTLKNVELGKDSCFDRFNDVFDSCFGSDVAVESLESRLLSQEKGSVSEVNLVKDMDYELQMKEMELEKLIFSSGNTEASLCQNAGRIEEGEISGDVGIADESFDASLGGETLENSDATKGYIDRDKLLSEDTDRGRQQHGMSSPSLANVANIESNPKDEKNRLPARQLRDYHDLDDLRPSHMKTPKRRDTPCGLDKQTPPGRILLENAAENQTSITTEMDENAGKNKRKRIVTKERKAKKKKKERIKRAEKNREQGVERLKLPMIMKPKQKGYCRHYLNGRCYEGKDCKFSHDTVPLTKSQPCGHFARHACMKGDDCPYDHQLSKYPCTKYTNGFCNRGSECMFSHKIPAKSSSETPSTSNHGLISQPQTVPGKEGSHSVLKAGKSELKSPSTPNNQNSTRPMDSFDTSHQKVNSRLGSTTNSAQREQLALKPVPRTSRPTPRGVSLLNAAVPLDDNGKEKRDGSSVKTIDGSVAAGCKGTLEVAGPKSELNPSKPRGINFLSFSQPPSDESSSKFSSSLLPTPNDGTEKSVMYDIGKGNFTCSSDEGAGTLNVRRMNQSDTNLVSDVKANETPPTVPRIANFLSFNRARVDASTSKEKGTLDSSKSDTAISPVKERKSTSELQDITGTPSPFSRKQGANYLKAFQSTLAIAAQLEPDVKVGLPSSTDNLDVST; this comes from the exons ATGGAGGACTCGCCGCCGCTGCACAAATTAGTCCTAAATACACCGGAAACCGCCTATTCTTTCCCTCCGCGCCGTCGCCGGCCTCTCCCCAGCCGTACTTGCGGCGCGCTCCTCCAAATTATCTCCCTCCACCGCCCCCAGCTTCGAGTTAAAG AGCCAGTTTGTGAAGAAGATGGATCTATCACTCATGATCAGGTTATTTCTACGGAGACGTTGGCTCCACATCTTAATAGCAAGGGATCAGAGGATAAGGTAGTTCTAGAAACATTTGATGGGGAGGGTAAGGAAAATAATGGTGTTCGGGATTTTGATGGTGAACATGAAACAGGATCAAAATTGCATCAGCCAGAGTTGGTACGAGACAGTGAGAAGCAATTAACTCCCCCAAATGAAATCAGCATCGAGGACTATATGGTTGTTGAAGAAAAGGCGGATGATTGTGCTGCTCGGAATGCTAAAGAGTTAGAAAATGTGAATAGCATCCTTGACATTGAGATGGATGATATTGGtactttaaaaaatgttgaaCTGGGGAAGGATTCTTGTTTTGATCGGTTCAATGATGTTTTTGACTCATGTTTTGGCTCAGACGTGGCTGTTGAATCATTAGAATCCAGACTGCTCAGCCAAGAGAAAGGCTCTGTTTCGGAGGTGAATTTAGTGAAGGATATGGATTATGAATTGCAGATGAAGGAGATGGAGCTAGAGAAACTCATTTTTAGTTCTGGCAATACAGAGGCATCCTTATGTCAAAATGCTGGAAGGATTGAAGAAGGAGAGATCTCTGGGGATGTTGGGATTGCTGATGAGTCATTTGATGCATCACTCGGAGGGGAAACGTTAGAAAATTCGGATGCTACCAAGGGTTATATCGATAGAGATAAACTCCTCTCTGAGGACACAGATAGAGGACGCCAGCAACACGGAATGTCCAGTCCATCACTGGCCAACGTAGCAAATATTGAGAGTAATCCCAAGGATGAGAAGAACAGATTACCTGCTAGACAATTGCGAGATTATCATGATTTGGATGATCTTCGTCCGAGTCATATGAAGACCCCCAAACGTCGTGATACACCCTGTGGTTTGGATAAACAAACTCCACCTGGAAGAATCCTTCTGGAGAATGCTGCTGAAAATCAAACTTCTATTACCACCGAAATG GATGAGAATgctggaaaaaataaaaggaagaGAATTGTGACCAAGGAAAGAAAAGCTAAGAAAAAg aagaaggaaagaattaAAAGAGCAGAAAAGAACAGAGAACAGGGGGTTGAGAGATTAAAGCTGCCAATGATTATGAAGCCAAAGCAGAAAGGGTATTGTCGCCACTATCTAAATGGGAGATGCTATGAG gGCAAAGATTGCAAATTTTCACATGATACAGTTCCCTTGACAAAGTCTCAG CCATGTGGCCATTTTGCTCGTCACGCTTGCATGAAAGGAGATGATTGTCCGTATGACCATCAGCTATCTAAATACCCATGCACCAAATATACAAATGGTTTCTGCAATAGAGGTTCTGAATGTATGTTTTCACATAAG ATTCCAGCCAAGAGTTCTTCTGAGACCCCAAGTACCTCCAACCATGGTTTGATTTCTCAGCCGCAAACAGTGCCTGGAAAAGAAGGATCTCATTCAGTGTTGAAGGCCGGTAAATCTGAACTGAAGTCCCCATCAACACCGAACAACCAAAATTCTACCAGACCCATGGATAGTTTCGATACATCTCATCAGAAAGTTAACAGTAGATTAGGCTCCACCACAAACTCTGCTCAGAGAGAACAGCTAGCTTTGAAGCCTGTTCCAAGGACAAGTAGGCCAACACCCAGAGGAGTTAGCTTATTGAATGCGGCAGTGCCACTTGATGACAATGGTAAGGAAAAACGGGACGGGTCCTCGGTAAAAACAATTGATGGCAGTGTTGCTGCTGGCTGTAAAGGGACCCTTGAAGTGGCAGGTCCCAAAAGTGAGTTGAATCCAAGCAAACCACGGGGAATAAATTTTCTCTCCTTTTCCCAACCTCCTTCGGATGAATCTAGCAGTAAGTTTTCGTCTAGCTTGCTTCCCACTCCTAATGATGGGACAGAGAAGTCAGTCATGTATGATATAGGCAAAGGAAATTTTACTTGCTCGTCAGACGAAGGTGCCGGAACCTTGAATGTTAGGAGAATGAACCAAAGCGATACCAACCTAGTATCAGACGTAAAGGCTAATGAAACTCCTCCGACTGTACCCCGGATTGCAAATTTCTTGTCGTTTAACAGAGCTCGTGTGGATGCATCCACTTCAAAGGAAAAAGGAACTCTTGATTCTAGTAAAAGCGACACTGCTATATCGCCTGTTAAAGAGAGGAAGAGCACAAGTGAGCTTCAGGATATCACCGGAACACCTTCCCCCTTCTCGCGTAAGCAGGGTGCAAATTACTTGAAGGCTTTCCAATCAACATTAGCCATTGCTGCACAGCTTGAACCTGATGTTAAAGTTGGATTACCATCATCAACGGATAATTTAGATGTGAGTACTTAA
- the LOC125195758 gene encoding uncharacterized protein LOC125195758 isoform X3 encodes MEDSPPLHKLVLNTPETAYSFPPRRRRPLPSRTCGALLQIISLHRPQLRVKEPVCEEDGSITHDQVISTETLAPHLNSKGSEDKVVLETFDGEGKENNGVRDFDGEHETGSKLHQPELVRDSEKQLTPPNEISIEDYMVVEEKADDCAARNAKELENVNSILDIEMDDIGTLKNVELGKDSCFDRFNDVFDSCFGSDVAVESLESRLLSQEKGSVSEVNLVKDMDYELQMKEMELEKLIFSSGNTEASLCQNAGRIEEGEISGDVGIADESFDASLGGETLENSDATKGYIDRDKLLSEDTDRGRQQHGMSSPSLANVANIESNPKDEKNRLPARQLRDYHDLDDLRPSHMKTPKRRDTPCGLDKQTPPGRILLENAAENQTSITTEMDENAGKNKRKRIVTKERKAKKKKKERIKRAEKNREQGVERLKLPMIMKPKQKGYCRHYLNGRCYEGKDCKFSHDTVPLTKSQPCGHFARHACMKGDDCPYDHQLSKYPCTKYTNGFCNRGSECMFSHKIPAKSSSETPSTSNHGLISQPQTVPGKEGSHSVLKAGKSELKSPSTPNNQNSTRPMDSFDTSHQKVNSRLGSTTNSAQREQLALKPVPRTSRPTPRGVSLLNAAVPLDDNGKEKRDGSSVKTIDGSVAAGCKGTLEVAGPKSELNPSKPRGINFLSFSQPPSDESSSKGNFTCSSDEGAGTLNVRRMNQSDTNLVSDVKANETPPTVPRIANFLSFNRARVDASTSKEKGTLDSSKSDTAISPVKERKSTSELQDITGTPSPFSRKQGANYLKAFQSTLAIAAQLEPDVKVGLPSSTDNLDVST; translated from the exons ATGGAGGACTCGCCGCCGCTGCACAAATTAGTCCTAAATACACCGGAAACCGCCTATTCTTTCCCTCCGCGCCGTCGCCGGCCTCTCCCCAGCCGTACTTGCGGCGCGCTCCTCCAAATTATCTCCCTCCACCGCCCCCAGCTTCGAGTTAAAG AGCCAGTTTGTGAAGAAGATGGATCTATCACTCATGATCAGGTTATTTCTACGGAGACGTTGGCTCCACATCTTAATAGCAAGGGATCAGAGGATAAGGTAGTTCTAGAAACATTTGATGGGGAGGGTAAGGAAAATAATGGTGTTCGGGATTTTGATGGTGAACATGAAACAGGATCAAAATTGCATCAGCCAGAGTTGGTACGAGACAGTGAGAAGCAATTAACTCCCCCAAATGAAATCAGCATCGAGGACTATATGGTTGTTGAAGAAAAGGCGGATGATTGTGCTGCTCGGAATGCTAAAGAGTTAGAAAATGTGAATAGCATCCTTGACATTGAGATGGATGATATTGGtactttaaaaaatgttgaaCTGGGGAAGGATTCTTGTTTTGATCGGTTCAATGATGTTTTTGACTCATGTTTTGGCTCAGACGTGGCTGTTGAATCATTAGAATCCAGACTGCTCAGCCAAGAGAAAGGCTCTGTTTCGGAGGTGAATTTAGTGAAGGATATGGATTATGAATTGCAGATGAAGGAGATGGAGCTAGAGAAACTCATTTTTAGTTCTGGCAATACAGAGGCATCCTTATGTCAAAATGCTGGAAGGATTGAAGAAGGAGAGATCTCTGGGGATGTTGGGATTGCTGATGAGTCATTTGATGCATCACTCGGAGGGGAAACGTTAGAAAATTCGGATGCTACCAAGGGTTATATCGATAGAGATAAACTCCTCTCTGAGGACACAGATAGAGGACGCCAGCAACACGGAATGTCCAGTCCATCACTGGCCAACGTAGCAAATATTGAGAGTAATCCCAAGGATGAGAAGAACAGATTACCTGCTAGACAATTGCGAGATTATCATGATTTGGATGATCTTCGTCCGAGTCATATGAAGACCCCCAAACGTCGTGATACACCCTGTGGTTTGGATAAACAAACTCCACCTGGAAGAATCCTTCTGGAGAATGCTGCTGAAAATCAAACTTCTATTACCACCGAAATG GATGAGAATgctggaaaaaataaaaggaagaGAATTGTGACCAAGGAAAGAAAAGCTAAGAAAAAg aagaaggaaagaattaAAAGAGCAGAAAAGAACAGAGAACAGGGGGTTGAGAGATTAAAGCTGCCAATGATTATGAAGCCAAAGCAGAAAGGGTATTGTCGCCACTATCTAAATGGGAGATGCTATGAG gGCAAAGATTGCAAATTTTCACATGATACAGTTCCCTTGACAAAGTCTCAG CCATGTGGCCATTTTGCTCGTCACGCTTGCATGAAAGGAGATGATTGTCCGTATGACCATCAGCTATCTAAATACCCATGCACCAAATATACAAATGGTTTCTGCAATAGAGGTTCTGAATGTATGTTTTCACATAAG ATTCCAGCCAAGAGTTCTTCTGAGACCCCAAGTACCTCCAACCATGGTTTGATTTCTCAGCCGCAAACAGTGCCTGGAAAAGAAGGATCTCATTCAGTGTTGAAGGCCGGTAAATCTGAACTGAAGTCCCCATCAACACCGAACAACCAAAATTCTACCAGACCCATGGATAGTTTCGATACATCTCATCAGAAAGTTAACAGTAGATTAGGCTCCACCACAAACTCTGCTCAGAGAGAACAGCTAGCTTTGAAGCCTGTTCCAAGGACAAGTAGGCCAACACCCAGAGGAGTTAGCTTATTGAATGCGGCAGTGCCACTTGATGACAATGGTAAGGAAAAACGGGACGGGTCCTCGGTAAAAACAATTGATGGCAGTGTTGCTGCTGGCTGTAAAGGGACCCTTGAAGTGGCAGGTCCCAAAAGTGAGTTGAATCCAAGCAAACCACGGGGAATAAATTTTCTCTCCTTTTCCCAACCTCCTTCGGATGAATCTAGCA GCAAAGGAAATTTTACTTGCTCGTCAGACGAAGGTGCCGGAACCTTGAATGTTAGGAGAATGAACCAAAGCGATACCAACCTAGTATCAGACGTAAAGGCTAATGAAACTCCTCCGACTGTACCCCGGATTGCAAATTTCTTGTCGTTTAACAGAGCTCGTGTGGATGCATCCACTTCAAAGGAAAAAGGAACTCTTGATTCTAGTAAAAGCGACACTGCTATATCGCCTGTTAAAGAGAGGAAGAGCACAAGTGAGCTTCAGGATATCACCGGAACACCTTCCCCCTTCTCGCGTAAGCAGGGTGCAAATTACTTGAAGGCTTTCCAATCAACATTAGCCATTGCTGCACAGCTTGAACCTGATGTTAAAGTTGGATTACCATCATCAACGGATAATTTAGATGTGAGTACTTAA
- the LOC125195758 gene encoding uncharacterized protein LOC125195758 isoform X4 → MEDSPPLHKLVLNTPETAYSFPPRRRRPLPSRTCGALLQIISLHRPQLRVKEPVCEEDGSITHDQVISTETLAPHLNSKGSEDKVVLETFDGEGKENNGVRDFDGEHETGSKLHQPELVRDSEKQLTPPNEISIEDYMVVEEKADDCAARNAKELENVNSILDIEMDDIDVAVESLESRLLSQEKGSVSEVNLVKDMDYELQMKEMELEKLIFSSGNTEASLCQNAGRIEEGEISGDVGIADESFDASLGGETLENSDATKGYIDRDKLLSEDTDRGRQQHGMSSPSLANVANIESNPKDEKNRLPARQLRDYHDLDDLRPSHMKTPKRRDTPCGLDKQTPPGRILLENAAENQTSITTEMDENAGKNKRKRIVTKERKAKKKKKERIKRAEKNREQGVERLKLPMIMKPKQKGYCRHYLNGRCYEGKDCKFSHDTVPLTKSQPCGHFARHACMKGDDCPYDHQLSKYPCTKYTNGFCNRGSECMFSHKIPAKSSSETPSTSNHGLISQPQTVPGKEGSHSVLKAGKSELKSPSTPNNQNSTRPMDSFDTSHQKVNSRLGSTTNSAQREQLALKPVPRTSRPTPRGVSLLNAAVPLDDNGKEKRDGSSVKTIDGSVAAGCKGTLEVAGPKSELNPSKPRGINFLSFSQPPSDESSSKFSSSLLPTPNDGTEKSVMYDIGKGNFTCSSDEGAGTLNVRRMNQSDTNLVSDVKANETPPTVPRIANFLSFNRARVDASTSKEKGTLDSSKSDTAISPVKERKSTSELQDITGTPSPFSRKQGANYLKAFQSTLAIAAQLEPDVKVGLPSSTDNLDVST, encoded by the exons ATGGAGGACTCGCCGCCGCTGCACAAATTAGTCCTAAATACACCGGAAACCGCCTATTCTTTCCCTCCGCGCCGTCGCCGGCCTCTCCCCAGCCGTACTTGCGGCGCGCTCCTCCAAATTATCTCCCTCCACCGCCCCCAGCTTCGAGTTAAAG AGCCAGTTTGTGAAGAAGATGGATCTATCACTCATGATCAGGTTATTTCTACGGAGACGTTGGCTCCACATCTTAATAGCAAGGGATCAGAGGATAAGGTAGTTCTAGAAACATTTGATGGGGAGGGTAAGGAAAATAATGGTGTTCGGGATTTTGATGGTGAACATGAAACAGGATCAAAATTGCATCAGCCAGAGTTGGTACGAGACAGTGAGAAGCAATTAACTCCCCCAAATGAAATCAGCATCGAGGACTATATGGTTGTTGAAGAAAAGGCGGATGATTGTGCTGCTCGGAATGCTAAAGAGTTAGAAAATGTGAATAGCATCCTTGACATTGAGATGGATGATATTG ACGTGGCTGTTGAATCATTAGAATCCAGACTGCTCAGCCAAGAGAAAGGCTCTGTTTCGGAGGTGAATTTAGTGAAGGATATGGATTATGAATTGCAGATGAAGGAGATGGAGCTAGAGAAACTCATTTTTAGTTCTGGCAATACAGAGGCATCCTTATGTCAAAATGCTGGAAGGATTGAAGAAGGAGAGATCTCTGGGGATGTTGGGATTGCTGATGAGTCATTTGATGCATCACTCGGAGGGGAAACGTTAGAAAATTCGGATGCTACCAAGGGTTATATCGATAGAGATAAACTCCTCTCTGAGGACACAGATAGAGGACGCCAGCAACACGGAATGTCCAGTCCATCACTGGCCAACGTAGCAAATATTGAGAGTAATCCCAAGGATGAGAAGAACAGATTACCTGCTAGACAATTGCGAGATTATCATGATTTGGATGATCTTCGTCCGAGTCATATGAAGACCCCCAAACGTCGTGATACACCCTGTGGTTTGGATAAACAAACTCCACCTGGAAGAATCCTTCTGGAGAATGCTGCTGAAAATCAAACTTCTATTACCACCGAAATG GATGAGAATgctggaaaaaataaaaggaagaGAATTGTGACCAAGGAAAGAAAAGCTAAGAAAAAg aagaaggaaagaattaAAAGAGCAGAAAAGAACAGAGAACAGGGGGTTGAGAGATTAAAGCTGCCAATGATTATGAAGCCAAAGCAGAAAGGGTATTGTCGCCACTATCTAAATGGGAGATGCTATGAG gGCAAAGATTGCAAATTTTCACATGATACAGTTCCCTTGACAAAGTCTCAG CCATGTGGCCATTTTGCTCGTCACGCTTGCATGAAAGGAGATGATTGTCCGTATGACCATCAGCTATCTAAATACCCATGCACCAAATATACAAATGGTTTCTGCAATAGAGGTTCTGAATGTATGTTTTCACATAAG ATTCCAGCCAAGAGTTCTTCTGAGACCCCAAGTACCTCCAACCATGGTTTGATTTCTCAGCCGCAAACAGTGCCTGGAAAAGAAGGATCTCATTCAGTGTTGAAGGCCGGTAAATCTGAACTGAAGTCCCCATCAACACCGAACAACCAAAATTCTACCAGACCCATGGATAGTTTCGATACATCTCATCAGAAAGTTAACAGTAGATTAGGCTCCACCACAAACTCTGCTCAGAGAGAACAGCTAGCTTTGAAGCCTGTTCCAAGGACAAGTAGGCCAACACCCAGAGGAGTTAGCTTATTGAATGCGGCAGTGCCACTTGATGACAATGGTAAGGAAAAACGGGACGGGTCCTCGGTAAAAACAATTGATGGCAGTGTTGCTGCTGGCTGTAAAGGGACCCTTGAAGTGGCAGGTCCCAAAAGTGAGTTGAATCCAAGCAAACCACGGGGAATAAATTTTCTCTCCTTTTCCCAACCTCCTTCGGATGAATCTAGCAGTAAGTTTTCGTCTAGCTTGCTTCCCACTCCTAATGATGGGACAGAGAAGTCAGTCATGTATGATATAGGCAAAGGAAATTTTACTTGCTCGTCAGACGAAGGTGCCGGAACCTTGAATGTTAGGAGAATGAACCAAAGCGATACCAACCTAGTATCAGACGTAAAGGCTAATGAAACTCCTCCGACTGTACCCCGGATTGCAAATTTCTTGTCGTTTAACAGAGCTCGTGTGGATGCATCCACTTCAAAGGAAAAAGGAACTCTTGATTCTAGTAAAAGCGACACTGCTATATCGCCTGTTAAAGAGAGGAAGAGCACAAGTGAGCTTCAGGATATCACCGGAACACCTTCCCCCTTCTCGCGTAAGCAGGGTGCAAATTACTTGAAGGCTTTCCAATCAACATTAGCCATTGCTGCACAGCTTGAACCTGATGTTAAAGTTGGATTACCATCATCAACGGATAATTTAGATGTGAGTACTTAA
- the LOC125195758 gene encoding uncharacterized protein LOC125195758 isoform X2 translates to MEDSPPLHKLVLNTPETAYSFPPRRRRPLPSRTCGALLQIISLHRPQLRVKVCEEDGSITHDQVISTETLAPHLNSKGSEDKVVLETFDGEGKENNGVRDFDGEHETGSKLHQPELVRDSEKQLTPPNEISIEDYMVVEEKADDCAARNAKELENVNSILDIEMDDIGTLKNVELGKDSCFDRFNDVFDSCFGSDVAVESLESRLLSQEKGSVSEVNLVKDMDYELQMKEMELEKLIFSSGNTEASLCQNAGRIEEGEISGDVGIADESFDASLGGETLENSDATKGYIDRDKLLSEDTDRGRQQHGMSSPSLANVANIESNPKDEKNRLPARQLRDYHDLDDLRPSHMKTPKRRDTPCGLDKQTPPGRILLENAAENQTSITTEMDENAGKNKRKRIVTKERKAKKKKKERIKRAEKNREQGVERLKLPMIMKPKQKGYCRHYLNGRCYEGKDCKFSHDTVPLTKSQPCGHFARHACMKGDDCPYDHQLSKYPCTKYTNGFCNRGSECMFSHKIPAKSSSETPSTSNHGLISQPQTVPGKEGSHSVLKAGKSELKSPSTPNNQNSTRPMDSFDTSHQKVNSRLGSTTNSAQREQLALKPVPRTSRPTPRGVSLLNAAVPLDDNGKEKRDGSSVKTIDGSVAAGCKGTLEVAGPKSELNPSKPRGINFLSFSQPPSDESSSKFSSSLLPTPNDGTEKSVMYDIGKGNFTCSSDEGAGTLNVRRMNQSDTNLVSDVKANETPPTVPRIANFLSFNRARVDASTSKEKGTLDSSKSDTAISPVKERKSTSELQDITGTPSPFSRKQGANYLKAFQSTLAIAAQLEPDVKVGLPSSTDNLDVST, encoded by the exons ATGGAGGACTCGCCGCCGCTGCACAAATTAGTCCTAAATACACCGGAAACCGCCTATTCTTTCCCTCCGCGCCGTCGCCGGCCTCTCCCCAGCCGTACTTGCGGCGCGCTCCTCCAAATTATCTCCCTCCACCGCCCCCAGCTTCGAGTTAAAG TTTGTGAAGAAGATGGATCTATCACTCATGATCAGGTTATTTCTACGGAGACGTTGGCTCCACATCTTAATAGCAAGGGATCAGAGGATAAGGTAGTTCTAGAAACATTTGATGGGGAGGGTAAGGAAAATAATGGTGTTCGGGATTTTGATGGTGAACATGAAACAGGATCAAAATTGCATCAGCCAGAGTTGGTACGAGACAGTGAGAAGCAATTAACTCCCCCAAATGAAATCAGCATCGAGGACTATATGGTTGTTGAAGAAAAGGCGGATGATTGTGCTGCTCGGAATGCTAAAGAGTTAGAAAATGTGAATAGCATCCTTGACATTGAGATGGATGATATTGGtactttaaaaaatgttgaaCTGGGGAAGGATTCTTGTTTTGATCGGTTCAATGATGTTTTTGACTCATGTTTTGGCTCAGACGTGGCTGTTGAATCATTAGAATCCAGACTGCTCAGCCAAGAGAAAGGCTCTGTTTCGGAGGTGAATTTAGTGAAGGATATGGATTATGAATTGCAGATGAAGGAGATGGAGCTAGAGAAACTCATTTTTAGTTCTGGCAATACAGAGGCATCCTTATGTCAAAATGCTGGAAGGATTGAAGAAGGAGAGATCTCTGGGGATGTTGGGATTGCTGATGAGTCATTTGATGCATCACTCGGAGGGGAAACGTTAGAAAATTCGGATGCTACCAAGGGTTATATCGATAGAGATAAACTCCTCTCTGAGGACACAGATAGAGGACGCCAGCAACACGGAATGTCCAGTCCATCACTGGCCAACGTAGCAAATATTGAGAGTAATCCCAAGGATGAGAAGAACAGATTACCTGCTAGACAATTGCGAGATTATCATGATTTGGATGATCTTCGTCCGAGTCATATGAAGACCCCCAAACGTCGTGATACACCCTGTGGTTTGGATAAACAAACTCCACCTGGAAGAATCCTTCTGGAGAATGCTGCTGAAAATCAAACTTCTATTACCACCGAAATG GATGAGAATgctggaaaaaataaaaggaagaGAATTGTGACCAAGGAAAGAAAAGCTAAGAAAAAg aagaaggaaagaattaAAAGAGCAGAAAAGAACAGAGAACAGGGGGTTGAGAGATTAAAGCTGCCAATGATTATGAAGCCAAAGCAGAAAGGGTATTGTCGCCACTATCTAAATGGGAGATGCTATGAG gGCAAAGATTGCAAATTTTCACATGATACAGTTCCCTTGACAAAGTCTCAG CCATGTGGCCATTTTGCTCGTCACGCTTGCATGAAAGGAGATGATTGTCCGTATGACCATCAGCTATCTAAATACCCATGCACCAAATATACAAATGGTTTCTGCAATAGAGGTTCTGAATGTATGTTTTCACATAAG ATTCCAGCCAAGAGTTCTTCTGAGACCCCAAGTACCTCCAACCATGGTTTGATTTCTCAGCCGCAAACAGTGCCTGGAAAAGAAGGATCTCATTCAGTGTTGAAGGCCGGTAAATCTGAACTGAAGTCCCCATCAACACCGAACAACCAAAATTCTACCAGACCCATGGATAGTTTCGATACATCTCATCAGAAAGTTAACAGTAGATTAGGCTCCACCACAAACTCTGCTCAGAGAGAACAGCTAGCTTTGAAGCCTGTTCCAAGGACAAGTAGGCCAACACCCAGAGGAGTTAGCTTATTGAATGCGGCAGTGCCACTTGATGACAATGGTAAGGAAAAACGGGACGGGTCCTCGGTAAAAACAATTGATGGCAGTGTTGCTGCTGGCTGTAAAGGGACCCTTGAAGTGGCAGGTCCCAAAAGTGAGTTGAATCCAAGCAAACCACGGGGAATAAATTTTCTCTCCTTTTCCCAACCTCCTTCGGATGAATCTAGCAGTAAGTTTTCGTCTAGCTTGCTTCCCACTCCTAATGATGGGACAGAGAAGTCAGTCATGTATGATATAGGCAAAGGAAATTTTACTTGCTCGTCAGACGAAGGTGCCGGAACCTTGAATGTTAGGAGAATGAACCAAAGCGATACCAACCTAGTATCAGACGTAAAGGCTAATGAAACTCCTCCGACTGTACCCCGGATTGCAAATTTCTTGTCGTTTAACAGAGCTCGTGTGGATGCATCCACTTCAAAGGAAAAAGGAACTCTTGATTCTAGTAAAAGCGACACTGCTATATCGCCTGTTAAAGAGAGGAAGAGCACAAGTGAGCTTCAGGATATCACCGGAACACCTTCCCCCTTCTCGCGTAAGCAGGGTGCAAATTACTTGAAGGCTTTCCAATCAACATTAGCCATTGCTGCACAGCTTGAACCTGATGTTAAAGTTGGATTACCATCATCAACGGATAATTTAGATGTGAGTACTTAA